The Magnolia sinica isolate HGM2019 chromosome 9, MsV1, whole genome shotgun sequence sequence ACCCGAGCCTCTATCGAGATATTCACTGTTTAGCTCCTTCCCTCACAACAATGATGTTTCCTTGAAAAGTATTATTTTCCTTACCAAATCTCCATAATCACTTACAAgtaaagccttttttttttcatttgctaAACTTGTGCCATTGGCTTACAAAATTCCTTCCACTCTATAAGATGATATGCATGCTTCTGCTCTTTATCCTCCCTCCCCCCCCCTGAATATTCCAagcgtattttttttttttttttttttgaaatctttcCTGCCACAGACAGAGGTACCTTGCAAGTGGCCAGCAAGGGTTACTTTGGTAAGAAGGGATTCTATTCCCAATGGAGACAGATAGCCTCTTCTATATGGCATTCCCTTCTCCATTCTCTCAGTAGTTAGATACCATGGATTCTTCATAGGAACCACCAAAACCAATAGAAGACCATGGTAAGATGTAGGAAATTCTTCCACCTTATGAAAGATTCAAACATATATTCATGTAATTCATTCTCTTCCATTCTTATACCTTCCACTAAGATTTTAGAGTTCTCTTTGAGGCCCAAAGCCACCAAGGACACCTCTTAGACTCACTGCATGCTTGCTCCATTGTATCCCCACAAACCACAAGGGCATCATTCACAATTTGAAGAGTAGATATGGATGCAATACTCATGACCATACAGTGTATGCTGCAACTGCAGATTACCTATTATGCATACTTGCTAGAGCCTTTATTGTTAAATATGAATGTTCTAAAAAGTTTTTGAAGTGATGCAATTTTGATTGAATGTTATTTAATAAACAGGAAGCCTTCATCAGACTTAGGTGTGAAATCTCCTTTTTTCTTTCATATATTCCCAACATCAACCTTTTTCTATTCCTCTTAAAGTTTTGTGGGCGTGTGAGCTATGTGCATCAGTTTGTTCATGTTTTTGATAAATTCAAACCCAATGCCGTAAAatgtgttttctttttattttgggtTACTCTTATACTTAGTGAGGTTGTAAGTGTTACAATCTAGTCACTTGTAGGCGGCATGTGTCAGCTGATGTTACGTTTTTTTGAGAGTACTCCATATTTTTCCGAGGGAAGAAAATCTTTGCAACTTAAAGAAGGCTCTATCACTCTTCCTTTGTTGCTAGACACAACTTCATCCGTTAAGCAAGTTCCTGTGCAATGTTTAGATCCTCCTCCACTGCAGGTCTATTCTCGGCTTTCCAAGAAGGGTAATGGAGAGCATGCCAGCATGTCCTTTATCAATCAGGCCATCCCATATGAAGATCCTTCCCTTGAGTCTTCACCAGTACCGCCCAATGAGGAAGATCTGCCCATTATACGTTCCTTTAAAACCATCCAATCtctaattttatttcttttgatggCTTATCTCCTTTTCGATAGTATGCTTTGTTTTGCCCTTTTTTCTATTTCTCGTTCTTTCTAAGAGACTCTTTACAGTGATGGGTGGAAGAAATGGCTGCTCTTCATCAAAATCAAACTTGGGTGTTAGCCGAGTTACCTGCAAGGAAACGTGCAGTAGGGTGCAAATGGGTATATACCGTCAAGTATAATCCTGATGACTCAGTGGATCATTTAAAGGCTTGATTGGTTGCAAAGGGATACAATTAGACGTTACGGGTTGACTACCCTGAGACATTTTCTTCTGTGGCCAAGCTTCATTCTGTTCATGTAGTGATCTCTGTTGCTACTAGTTTAAATTGGCCTCTGCATCAACTTGAGTTGAAGAAAGCCTTCATAGTGATTTGCTTGAAAGGGTGTATACAGAGCAATTGCTTGGCTTTGTTGTTTAGGGGGAGTCTGATAATGTTTGTCATCTAAAGAAGTCAATGTTTGGGTTAAAACAATCTACTCGTGCGTGATTCGAGAAATTTAGTAAGGTGGTGCTTCAGTTTGGGATGAAACACAGTCAGGCAGACTATTCTGTTCTTGTTCGTCGAAGCATGACTGGCACTCTCATTTTAGTTGTCTATGTGGACGAGATTATTGTTATTGGTAATGACAATACAAGTATCTCCAAGTTAAAGTTCTTGCAGAAAAACTATTGCACGAAGGATTTAGGCTATTTTTGATACTTTTTGGGTATTGAGGTCACAAGGTCGAAGATGGGGATCAACTTGTCATAGAAAAAGTATGTGATGGATTTGTTAGAAGAGACATGTCTGTTGGGGCTAAGCTAGTTGAAACTCCCATGGGTACTAATGTGAAGCTGAGTATGGATGAAGGGGAACCGTTTGATATTCTAGGGAGATATTGTTGACTCGTTGAAAAATTGATCTATTTGGCGATTACATGACTGGATATCACTTATCTAGTCAATATAGTGAGGCAGTTTATGCACGCTCCTTGAGTGTCTCGTATGGAGGTAGTGTTTCTCATACTCTGATACTTAAAGGGAGTCCCCTTGGTCACGGAATTCTTTACAAGCGGAATGGATATCTTCGAATAAAAGGATATTCTGATGTAAATTGGGCTGATTTTCCTTCTAACAGGCGTTCAACCATAGGTTATTTTACGTTTGTGGGAGGCAACTTAGTTACGTGAAAAAGCAAGAAGAAAAGTGTTGTTTCTCGATCAAGTGCATAAGCAAAGTACCGGGCTATGGCTCATGGAACATATAGACTCATTTGGTTGAAGACACTAATGTGCGAGCTCGAGTTCGTGATGGATATACTGATGAGGTTGTACTATGATAACCGAGTTGAGTCTCGCATTGCCAACAATCTAGTTATCATGAGAGAACCGGacacattgaagttgactgtcactttgtTTGGGAAAAGGTAGTTAACAAGGAAATATGCACATTGTATGTCAAGTCCCAAGATCAAGTGGTAGACATGTTTACAGAAGGTCTTGGTCGTGCTCATCTAGATCGGTTCTTTGTCAAGCTGTGCATTCATGATATATTTACTCTAGGATGAGGGGGAGTGTTATTTGTCCTTATCTTGAGCATGTGTGGACCTCATGTAGGGTCCACATTTGTAATGATGAGTAGTCTCCTTTGGGTGGTCTACTTCTTATGCTTGGGGTCCATATTTTGGGTTAAATTTTAGGCTCATGGGACTTAGTTTTGTAAGGGATTATGTAAGAGGGGCAATTTTATAATTAAACATTATTAGTGTTAACCCTAATCTAATAATACAAGGTGTGGGGGTGTGAGAGCTCTTTAGttgctctctccctctcttttccttctctcaTCTCTCCTCTTCTCCAATGTTCTCCCTACAATTCTACAATATTTATGATGGGCATTCATGTTATTTTATAATATGCTTAGTTCTATTTAAAACATGAAAGTCACAAGGGTCATCACATGTTTCCAAATTCCAACGTGTCCTTCTCTTATGGTTCCATTGGTTTACCATTCATCTTTTTCCATTATCTTAACCTTTCATCATCTCTTGTGATAAAACCCTATTATTGGAAggtaagattattattattattattattatttccattttttttgaATCCATTCAAGAGACCCACTTCTTCAAACTCCAATAAATAGTCAAAAGTCTAATAACAAGTCTACTGGGGGCTTTCCTCACAATCATAGAAAGAATCAACCAAAGAGGTTACCTTGACAAGGACTACAAGAGCTTTTAAAGAAATAAAAAGGAGTTCCATTTAATAAAGAAGGGAAGTGTACCTTAAAGATGCATATTTAGGTCCACCTATACCATAGTCTACTCTTCCAAGCAATAAACCACAAACTCCAATTTAAAACATAGTAATAGCTTTCTTCATTTAAATCTTGCAAAGCACACCCAGAATCTCATTTCTTCTTCTAGACTTAATACATTAATCTGCTATTAAACCCTTTGAAGGACTCACATGCCCTTAGTAAAAggagcttgagagagagagagagagagagagagagagagagagaggtttgcaTTCATGGCCTTACTAGTCCAATCCCTCCTATGCAGATTTTTAGAAACCTCCACCACTTTGTACAGGATTAACTGCCTATTCTCTTCATAGAAAGCAATTGAGAGTTGAGACTCATGCTTTATCACTTCTATTGCATGATCTTGTGCTTTTAATGGTAAGTACAGTGACCTTTTGGTCTTGTTGGTACATTATAAAATGTTCGGACTTGTATTTTCTTGTTATATGCTGGTTAAGCCATATTGACTGAATTTCATAAAATACATGTAGTTGCATAAGTTAAAGAACTATTTGGGTGATGCGAGTGAAGACATCCACTTCAGTGAGCCCACCAAGAAAAATCTTGTTGCTGATGATCCTATTGACATCGAACGGAGAGACAAAGTAAAAGAAGCTATGCTTCATGCATGGACCTCTTATGAGAGATATGCGTGGGGTCAAGATGAACTTCAGGTTTGTTTATTCCATCTTCAGCAATTGCGGGTTTCATGAATTGTTCAAAAGGTGGTATTCATAATGTTTTTTACCATTTTTCGTGTTAGTTCGCCACAACAAATATGTTCCATATTTTTCTTGCCAGCCACAAACAAAGAATGGAATTGACAGCTTCGGGGGTCTTGGAGCAACCATAGTAGATTCTCTTGACACTTTATATATAATGGGTCTAGACGATCAGTTCCAAAAAGCTAAAGAGTGAGTTCCAGCTTTCAATTCTGTTGTCTACTTCTCTCTAAGATCTCTTGTTCTGAACTGCAGTAACAAAGTTCTCTAACTAACCACAAAATCTCCATTTTTTGCAAATGGTCAAGAACATATTTTGCCCTAATTATTCAAGAACTATTTAGTCACTGAAAAAATACAAAGAGAACTCCAAAGAAAGTTTCTTTTAACTTTCTTATATACAATAAAATTTTGAGGCACTTACAGGGAAGAAAGAAAGTATGGaaggatttcttttgttttttttaatttgttttccCATAATTGCATTGCTGAAATTCTCCTCAACCAAACTTTATAACTATGTTAATGGGTATCTTCTATGATCCTTTCCAGCCAAGGCCATTGAAAAATTGAAATAGCaaattttccatgtaaaaattctctgaaaattgcCTTGTTGCTAACAAATTTAGAATTGGTCTTTAAATCACTGGATCATTTTTTCCCTAGCCTATTAGTTGATTGTAATTGCTATTATTTCTTCATAATAGGTGGGTTGCAAAGTCATTGGATTTCAACAAGGATTATGAAGCTAGCGTTTTTGAGACAACCATAAGGTTTCGTTATAAGGTTTAATTTTATGGTCATTCTCTAATTTGTCCGCTTTCCTGGTGGAAAGAAGTCTTGTAGTGGTTATGAGAGTTTTTATGCTATTAACGGTAGGCGTGAGACGGCTAATATGTTGCCTGTTGCTTCTGCTTATTGTATCTATGCTCAATGTACTCCAGAGTTGCTGGCGGGCTTCTAAGTGCATATGATCTCTCGGAGGATAAAGTATTTCTTGAGAAGGCTAAAGAAATTGTGGATAGATTGCTGCCCGCATGGGATTCACCTTCAGGCATTCCTTATAATAGGATTAACTTGGCACATGGCAATCCACATAATCCTTCATGGACAGGGGTAGTTTACAAACTTCTTTTATTTACTAACTGTTCAATTTGTAATAATTTCTGTGACTCTTATCTAATTTAAACATGGTTACATGCTACATCCATGCATAAACTATActtgtatgtgtgtgtatgtaaaGGGAAATGATCATACGTAGTTGACTATTACATTGTAAGTTACCATATAGTTGAGCTCACCGGGAATCTTGGACAGTCTTATCggcaatctagactgtccattaggtgcAGCATACATTTCCCGTGCTGCCTTTGAAAAATCGTGTTGAACAGATAATCTGATCCATCCCTAagttggcccttttttttttggtctgaCTAAAGTGATTCTTTAGTAACATAAGAGATTCATGATCGCCCCAACAAACAAGTGGCTCAAATTGTTTAGTCGACCGATTTTTATACAAATTGATCTGGACTGTGCATTTTATAAgtctattgattggatggttggaatggTCTGATTGGCATGATTGTGGTACACCATGAAAGTATGCTGGACCCAGTGGATAGTCCGGACAGGTTAATTGGATTGTTCAAGTTTCCAGCAAGCTTGACTACATGTAACTTATCTTGTAGTCAACTACTCACTGTCATTTCTGCCATTTACACTATGCGACTGCTTTTCTttcgttttattattattattattattttttgtgggtTTTCAATATTGCGCACCCAACGGCTGCGTTTGCTACACCTCTTTGGTGGGACTGATTGTTCTTTAAAGTATTAACTGCAAACCCAGAGATTTGTGTTCCTATAGGCTTGCTTTTGGAATGTAATTACCAGGGTGCTTGTTAATGTTTCTGTCAAATTCCATGTTGAATCACTGCTCTTGATAGACCTTCTGAGTTCTTTGTAACTTCCAATCTACAATGCTTATGAAATGTGTAGGATTGCATCTGTTAGCCAAGGAGCATCTAATACTTCAAAACATTTTAttatccttccaaaaaaaaaaaagaaaaaaagaaaaaaaactagtaGCACCTCACCACTAATTTTAGGGAGTTGTAAATTGTTTTCCTCTGTTTTTGGTTACTAAGGATGTTTTTAGCAGGTTTCTGAAAACCACTTTTGGAGGGTGTCTTGGACTGATCTGAAAATGATTTGGTACTGGGCATGTTGAGCCACATAACCCCGCATCAGACAGATcatattggtgtgatttttttgGGCCCAAAAATGCGAAAAATATCAGAAAATGGAGAAATGGGAAACATAAGAATATATCATTTATTTGTGCTTTTGTCATGTAGTGaatggtgtatcagaccattctttggCGAGAATGTTGTTTGTCGGCTAGATATGCTGAAAGCTGAATTTTTCAGTCTTTGAGATCTAAATTTGGTGTTAAATCTTATGCGAAGTAGAAATTCTTTGGTCGATCATTGGTTTTAATTGATGGGTTCCACTGCACGTTTTAACCAAATATTACAGCAATCATCACCAAATGCTGCAGAATCAGAATAGTTGTGATTATAATCACAAATATCACGAGTGCAATATAGTTAGCTATCACAAGTAATTATATGCTTTTTATCCCAACTTAATTGAAGACCGTGGAAGAGGGCGACTGTGTTGTCTTGTGTGCATTGTCAATGTGAGCCTCATCTATAGCTGGTATCAAACATGGCTAAAAGAGGAAGGTTCATGTCTGGTGGCCAGCTGATCATAAAACTTCTTCTATTCTAACATTTAAGAACCCACCCCAAATTGCTAGGAGACAGGCCAAGATGATGATATTCATTCAACTTAAAAACCTTTACATGATGATTTTAACATTTTGTGTTAAAAGTTCCATGTCATTCATTTTCACTAAtccttttatttatatatttatttctaaTCAAAGTTTATATTGTTATCAGAGGAACAGCATCCTAGCAGATTCTGGCACTGAGCAGCTGGAATTTATTGCTCTATCTCAAAGGACAGGAGACTCCAAGTATCAGCAGAAGGTTTCTTTTTCTAACTACACTCAAAATGTGTTCTTCTTTTTCAGGGATCACAAAATTTTACTTTTTGTCATCACCTTAGCAATCATAGCTGCCAAGGGTTAACCTCTCTCAGTACAAGCCTAAAGGCATGTTCATTGCATGAGTCGTGATCTAATTGATCATGAAACTACTCCAAGGAGGGTTACAACACCCAAAGACCCAAGCTATGACACACAATGTTCTATAACTGtttgtttcttcctttcttgATTGATGTTGAAGGTGCACAAAATTTTCACACGTGGGCATGCTTTTGCATAGCATGTCTTACACATGAAGAATTTATTGCTTGTGTTGATTCGCTTCCAGTTCAGCAAACAGATCAGAAAGTGTGCTGAGGAAATTATGATGTGCGCGCATGTCTGTGTATCGGTTTTTCTAACcttcatggggatgttagcaacgTCTCCAAAGCTTTTGAATGACACATGGGATGCCCAACCATTAATTGGGACGGTTCATTCGTAGTACCattaggagcaagccatggtgcaaaaaatcACGCCAATCAGATGATTCCCAATGGATGAGCTTATTTTTTTTCAACAGTCTGTTTTTTTTATGAGCCATAGATTGCATGGTTgtaatcatcaaaccaaagtgctactttggaatcatgagcagtacaaagtgggatctatcacATGGATGGTTCAAGATTATGATTGGACCTATTCTGTTTATTtgctcaatcttgactgtccatttcccatgctattgatcagatgcttaggatcatccaattggcgTGATTTTCACACTATCCCTTGTCTCTGTTGTATGAAaggatggatggttcaaattgaaGATTGGGTGTCCCACATGTCATTCAAAAGCTTTGGGGACCTTGGTAATGTAAGGTGGGGATGACAaaaccacacacatacacataatcATAATTTGCTAGCATAGACTGATCAGTGGTCATTCTCACTGACTGATCAATTTTGCTAGTATTTGAGATGAATGGTTTGTATATCTTTCTGTTTCAGGCAGAGAATGTCATCACACAACTTCAAAAAACCTTCCCTAGTGATGGTTTGCTCCCAATCTATATTAATCCTGACACAGGGGGAAGCTCATACTCAGCAATTACATTTGGTGCCATGGGTGATAGGTATTGACATGCTTTGTTGGTTATATAACTAACCCACTTACTGTGAATTTTGTATATGCTGGATTGATTACTACATTATCTATTGTTgacttgacatatcttgagttgaggaCTAAATTGAGCACAGACACTTCATTTATCTGCTTTTATTTTGACtttccaaataaaaaaataaaaaaatgctgtTCCTGGAATAGAAAATATAGTTCGTTCTTTCCTAACTTGTAATAATTTTCGAGTGATGCTAAAAGTTACAAGTACTTTGGCTGCTACAGACATTCTGATTAGTAGACCGTAGGTAGATGGGCTTATAGTGAAATAGAGGCTGGATGCCCACAGGTGCAATATGGAGAATGTGATGGAGGAATTAGAAATCAATTGGCATGTTGCTCTAGTAATATTATTCATTATTAACAAATAACTTGAAGGTGGAAGTACAAGTAGTTCCACTTTTTATTAACAAGCAAGCTGGCAGCATGGGGATCTGCTTCCTATGTTACATCTGTACATATGTAAGTGGCTATAGGCTACCTCACCGGAGCAGGTGTCACTCctagctctctctctcacacacaatCAACTTAAAATCATTCTACCTGGCTAAATCACACTCCAATTTCCTAGATCAAAGTTCAGCCTGACTCTCTAATGATGAAGGCGATATTTGACTTTACTTTCTGATAAAAAAAACTATAGCTGAATTGGGTTCTATGATAATTGGATCCTTTGTCCCTTAAAGTTCTTGTCCCAAACATGACACAGCACGGGTATGGGTATGATATCTGTGTTGGATATGCTGCAGCTGcccccaaatatatatatatatatatatatatatatttgaaagttACAAAAACATCTTTGATTGGTAACTTTAAATTTTATTGAGGAAAATAATTTTACAACATTGGGAAGATATTCAAAAACATCATGGATAATGTAGAAGCCTGTTCTCTACCAATGAGTGTTGACTTCGCCATTTGCTTCCCTAGGAATAAGAGAGAACAAGATGGTGAAAAAACTACAATTGTTTCTTCAGCCCAGCTCACCAAACTCCAATGGGTACCTTCCTACAGTTGACGCTCATCTCAAATCATTCTTTTTCTCCCTTTTAACTTTTATTGGCCTGTTAAACTCTCAGTCTCAGGATAAATCTTTGATCTCTACGCACAAAGCTTTGGTTTGAGTTGCAGGCGAAAGAAGGACCAGAGAACAAATATCATGTCATCTCCTCATCCCAACTCTGGACCAAGATTTGCAAGTGAACTTTGATCCAGCAAAGTTAAGTTTGAATACCTGCCAGAGGTTGATTGCACACAACTGTTCTTATCCAATCCTACACCTGTCATTCACAACCTCTAACCTGCACCTTTTAAGCTCATCTTGCTGAACCCTACGAACACATTGCAATTTACAGCTCATGAAATTATgctttttcatgctctttctataACCTTTGTTGTAGTTTCTGTTTTATTGCATAAGGCTTCATTATGCCAATTTCCAAATAGAGCAAAGCACTGTGAACAGGCTAAGACTCCAAAGAATTCACCCTCCAGGGAATTTGAGCCCAAATCTCCAGGTTTTCACTGGCTTTGCAGTTGACTCAGGCATTGATCAAGTCACCTCAAACAGGTTAACAAATCTCATCCACGCTCAGCATGAAGGACAAATGTGCCAACCATTTCCACACTTGATAGGCACACACACCACAGTGGTCAACAGTAATTCATTATTCGTTGCTAGCAATTTGTTGAATTATAAAAACATTTTCAAGGATTAATAACGtgttaaattaatttaaaaagtGAGGTTATAAAAGTTAAAATTTCAAGATCATAATGATGAAATTAATATAAAAAGCACTTAAAGAAAAACCCAAAGCCAAAGCCTCCACCGTTTAACTTTGACAATACTGATGCATCATAAGGCTTTTCCTTTCTGACTCCAAGCCTCAAACAGCTGCTAAATGGAGTTCGATTTTGACCACACCCCATCAAATTGATTCAAGCATCAGCTCCTGATAGTAGACACGAATGAACAACGGATAAGGAGGTGATTTATTCTTCCAGTCACTCAAACACAAGCAACACCCATTAACGATTATGAGGTTTCTTTGATGGAGGTGTTTGATCGTTAAAATATGACCACTAGCCCATGAGCTATGCAAATATGATATCCCTTGGGGTTCCCTTCCATTTCTACATCCATCCTCTGGGAGCATGAGGATCTCCGCTAATGGACAGCTTGCAGAATACGGATTTAACCAAGAAATTCTGAGGGTCCCACAACCAATGAAATTTAGATGTGTAACCTTGTTCTCACTTCTCATACCCTGAGATTTGGGGTTAAGCTAGTCCAAGACCTATACCCTTGTCACCTGTGCTTGTACTCATGCAAACATAGCTTCAGATGGTTAGCCAAGTCACTGGATGAAGCATTTGACTTGTCTGGGTACAGTGACTTTAGAGTTCAGAAGAATGAACATGATCAAAGCTGCTCAACTGGCATTTGACATCTATTTTTGGAGAGATGTGTCCTGCCTATAGAAGTCAAATTATCTTACATGCCTTAATTCCTTTGAAATTGTGTGCTATGATAATCCTTCTTTTTTTGGGTATTTCTGGTATCTTGCCATATTCATGTTATCTTTCTATTGATTTATCATTTCTTCTGCTTCCCATTCTTCATATTGTTAATCTTTATTTGAGCACTCTTATCATCCACATATTCAGTCCATCAGTACTTATATTCTTTCCTTGAATCATTCCCATATACTAGTTTGTTGTTACCTTTATGTTATTAGTCTCCATTTTATCTTCACATCTTGTTAGTTCAGTGAGCAACAGAACTAAATGTCAAGTCTGGGCCGACTTTTATTCATCTTTACTCTAGATGATCTTTTCTTAAGGGACTGTTTGGATTGgttgaaaaaaagaagaggaaaattgATTTCCTTGGAAACAACATTTCCTAGGAAAAttggtggaaatgaaacacaaTTTCCCACAAAAATTTCTATTGAAATTAGTCATATTTTCCATTTTTGTTCTTTGGCAACCCAAAATTTTCTCGTCTAAATGTGCCTGCTAGACCAAGCACTATCCAATCTATCCTTGTCAACATGGTCCATTGCACCTTGTGCATGTATCTCTGCATGCTGTCCTTCAGCAGTTTGACCTCAAAACCCATGCAAAACTACATGGATCCATTGAATGGGCTTGTAGGGCAATCTGCGCCCACCTCTTAATAGCTCTTTTGATCTGTGGCAAATCGAGATCAGGGATGGCCTTGCATTTCCAGATATGTTGAACATGCTGTTCTCAAACAATGCAGTCCAGATTTGGGCTGGGCCACGCAGGTCACTATCGATCAAGGTTTGTTAACCTCTGAAATAGGCCCTTCAGTAAAGCCTAGCAGCAAGCTGTCTCCTTCAAGCACTTGACTCCCTCCACAAAAGCCTTCTCAACAGAAAACTCCATTAGTCAGAAACAATGTCAAACTCATACCTCAAAATCCTGGCACCTGGTGGTCCACTGGCATGCTAACAATGGCACCAGATTCTGGCATGACTAGGCAAGTGGTGATGGAGTTTT is a genomic window containing:
- the LOC131256667 gene encoding mannosyl-oligosaccharide 1,2-alpha-mannosidase MNS1-like isoform X3 — encoded protein: MLHKLKNYLGDASEDIHFSEPTKKNLVADDPIDIERRDKVKEAMLHAWTSYERYAWGQDELQVFRHNKYVPYFSCQPQTKNGIDSFGGLGATIVDSLDTLYIMGLDDQFQKAKEWVAKSLDFNKDYEASVFETTIRVAGGLLSAYDLSEDKVFLEKAKEIVDRLLPAWDSPSGIPYNRINLAHGNPHNPSWTGRNSILADSGTEQLEFIALSQRTGDSKYQQKAENVITQLQKTFPSDGLLPIYINPDTGGSSYSAITFGAMGDSFYEYLIKAWIQGNKTESVKHYREMWETSMQGLVSLVRKTTPSSFSYICEKNGDSLSHKMDELACFVPGMLALGSFGYDSENSEKFLSLAKELAWTCYNFYQSTPTKLAGENYYFHDGQDMNVGTSWNILRPETVESLMYLWRFTGNKTYQEWGWNIFQAFEKNSRIDSGYVGLKDVNTGVKDNTMQSFFLAETLKYLYLLFSPPSFISFDEWVFNTEAHPLRIVPRHHQRETIR
- the LOC131256667 gene encoding mannosyl-oligosaccharide 1,2-alpha-mannosidase MNS1-like isoform X4 → MARSRSSTNQFRYLQLSYYLKRPKRLALLLFSFVVVTFVVWDRQTLAREHELHKLKNYLGDASEDIHFSEPTKKNLVADDPIDIERRDKVKEAMLHAWTSYERYAWGQDELQVFRHNKYVPYFSCQPQTKNGIDSFGGLGATIVDSLDTLYIMGLDDQFQKAKEWVAKSLDFNKDYEASVFETTIRVAGGLLSAYDLSEDKVFLEKAKEIVDRLLPAWDSPSGIPYNRINLAHGNPHNPSWTGRNSILADSGTEQLEFIALSQRTGDSKYQQKAENVITQLQKTFPSDGLLPIYINPDTGGSSYSAITFGAMGDSFYEYLIKAWIQGNKTESVKHYREMWETSMQGLVSLVRKTTPSSFSYICEKNGDSLSHKMDELACFVPGMLALGSFGYDSENSEKFLSLAKEVNTGVKDNTMQSFFLAETLKYLYLLFSPPSFISFDEWVFNTEAHPLRIVPRHHQRETIR